Sequence from the Gloeocapsopsis dulcis genome:
AGGAATATATAAAAAAACCATACATTATCGAAGAGTTAGAAGCAACAATTCGCCGCTGTCTTGCTTAATTTTTCTAATATCAAGATTGAGTTAAGGACTCACAATTAGAGTAGCTAGTGATTAGTAACTAGTAATTCAACTAAAGATGATGTAACAACAAGAAGCTAAAGATCTAATTTCAAACAACAAATTAAATATTTCAGATATCAGCGGTTCAAGCCATATTTCGGAACTTTGGTGTTTCTGCCAAAATAGCTATAGTGGCAGTACGACCTGTATCCAGTTTTGCGTTACTCAATAAATCTATTACATTGACTCCCACAATTTCCTCTATAATTGATTTAATTTGCGGTTTTAATGCCTCATCAATCTCAGAACGTACTTCTTGGGCTAGCTCTTCTTGACCAGTACTAACTAGAAGTTGCTCAGGTTGCGTAATCGAATCTTCTAAAATAATTGCGACTTTTTCGTCAAAAATCTGACAAGATATTCGGCTTGGTTGATGTTCCAATTGATGACGATATAAAGCTTGAATTCGCTGTGACAAAGTACGTTCAATTTGCCCACGCGTAGGAATAGAAGAATCCATGGTTATCAAATGAAGAAAGAAGTTAATTGAATAAAAAATCTGCCCACAGGGGGTCGATATTACCTAATAAGATAATCGCACAAATTCAACTATACTCCTAATGGTAGAGCTTTGGGTGAAAAATTAGTGTAATACTTAGTAATCAGGTGAGGGATAAATCAAGATCTTGTAAGTTTCTTGAGTAGGAGCGATCGCGCGTTCTACTGCTGCAGATAACTCGTGTAAAGGGTAGCGATCGCTAATCAGGGTTTCTACGTTAATTCGGTGATTGAAAACAATATCCGCAGCCAGACTTTGCAACCGAAACGAAGAACTGTAGCTACCGATCAAATCGATTTCACGACGGTAAAGAACATTAGGGTTAAGTGGAATTTCGACTTCATCGGGAAACTCTGCA
This genomic interval carries:
- a CDS encoding DUF2294 domain-containing protein, whose translation is MDSSIPTRGQIERTLSQRIQALYRHQLEHQPSRISCQIFDEKVAIILEDSITQPEQLLVSTGQEELAQEVRSEIDEALKPQIKSIIEEIVGVNVIDLLSNAKLDTGRTATIAILAETPKFRNMA